ACAGAGCGCATTTTAACGCTTGCCGCAGGTTAGAAAAAGAACACATGCTGGAAGAAGTCGGCAGAAAACTTAGAAAGATGTATAGCTGGAGTAATGAAAAAGAATAAAATTAAAATACTGATAAATTTTTTTGGGGGTTTATGCTTGCAATAAGGCATAAGCCTTTTTTTATCATAGGATGTCGTAATAAAAATATATCGGAGATGTTGTCTTGACTTTGACTACAAAAAATTAAAGATTTTTGCGCGTTGGCATGTTTTAAAAAAGGCAAATCGCTAACCAGTCTTTATCGGCAAAATCTTGGCGTTAAAAAATTGTCAAACTTGTCTTAAATTACAAAATTAATCGGTTGGGCTTTTTCTTAATACTTTTACAATCCCTCGGACAAGACCATATCCCAATCGTCGCCAAAGTCAATTGCGGCGCCTTTTTTATCAGGCTTAATCAAAACAATTGTCCCTGTTCTGCCGTCTTTTAACTCTACTTCGTCATATTCGCCAAAACTAACCATAAGCCCTTGCCTATAAATCTTTTTTTCAAAAAACCGTCAAAAAAGCGAAGTTTAAACAATATTTTCGTGAGTTAATCTTATCTTTAAAAAAAGACATAAACCTCGTTTATGTCTTGGTGTCTTTTTCAATTATATCTTCTTTTGGTTTGGATTTTTTGCTGAATATTTTAAATGTAAACACCTCGTTAAGTCCCTCAAAGGTTTCCGCCAGCGCTTCCCAATTTTTGTTGCGGCTTCTAAGCCACGCCGCTATCTTGCGCCCGTATATCGCGGCAAGCGCCACTACAATAAACAGCGCGACAAAAAATATAACCCAAACCCACCATTGTATGTTTCCGCCGCCCATATACGCCGAGACCGAAGTGCCCGGAATCCGCGTCAAGCTGACAAGTATTAAAAACTGCTTAAATTTCATTTTGGTAAGCCCCGCGGCGTAGCACACCGCGTCGCCCGGGATAAAAGGAATGATCATAAACAAA
This sequence is a window from Clostridiales bacterium. Protein-coding genes within it:
- a CDS encoding TVP38/TMEM64 family protein, whose product is VAIAGGYLYGTWASIGLSLIGTILGSLAAFGLSRAFGRPLVYQIAKPETMEKIEKKLEGKNSLLFILFMIIPFIPGDAVCYAAGLTKMKFKQFLILVSLTRIPGTSVSAYMGGGNIQWWVWVIFFVALFIVVALAAIYGRKIAAWLRSRNKNWEALAETFEGLNEVFTFKIFSKKSKPKEDIIEKDTKT